The following DNA comes from bacterium BMS3Abin02.
AGAAGGGTTGCAGTCGTCGATGCGATGGCGATAAGCCTCATCGGGAAGGTCCTGCGCGAAGATCCCGACCGGATGTGGCCCTTGCTCGATGCCTGGATCGCCGATGAAGATCTCTGGATACGCCGGACGGCGATCCTCGCCCAGCTCGAGCACAAGGAGCGCACCGATCCCGACAGGCTCTTCGACTACTGCCCGCGGCGGGCCCACGAGAAAGAGTTCTTCACTCGCAAGGCGATCGGATGGGTGTTGCGCGAGTACGCGAAGACCGACGTGGCCGCGGTTTCGAGGTTCCTGCTCGAACACGGGAGGAACTCTCCGGACCAAGTTTTCGGGAAGCGGCGAAGCACCTGAATCTGTAAGGCGCGGTGCGCTTCGCGTCACTGCCTTGGAGGCTGCGAGTTGATGGTGCGGCACATGCCTGGACTTCCCTCGGGCAGGATGGAGCATCTCTCCCCCCTCGAGCGAAGCGAGTTTGGGGGGAGTACGGCGAAGCCGGGAGGGGGGCGGTAGCTCCCGTATCAGTAGTTCTCGGGATGCCCGCCGCTCTGGAGGATCTCGACCCAGTTCGTGATCGTATCGATGACATCGGGAAAGTCCTTGGCGACTTCCTCATTCGTGAACCGGAGCATCACGAACCCTTGAGACTCGAAGTGGGCGATGCGTGCTGTCTCGTCTCGCCAGTCGTGTGAGTGATCGTCGATCTCGATGATGATCTTTAGGTCGAGGCATGCGAAGTCCGGGATCCAGGGTCCTATCGGGACCTGGCGGCGGAATCGGGCGCCGGTTCCTTTGGCCTTGATGGCACCCCAGACTCTTGCCTCCGCGGGTGTGAGGTGCCCTCGGAGTTCGTGGGCTCGCGACTGGGCAAGACGAGTGTGGCGGGGCCTGGACATGGCACGAGTGTCCACGACGGGACCGTGAGGATCAAGGTGTCTGTCGAGCAACTCCAGAGCTTCGTGGTGGGTGCGGCCCCCTCCGGCCCTGGCGGGCCACCTCCCCCAATGTCGCTGCGCTCCTGGGGGAGGAGAT
Coding sequences within:
- a CDS encoding DNA alkylation repair enzyme codes for the protein MAISLIGKVLREDPDRMWPLLDAWIADEDLWIRRTAILAQLEHKERTDPDRLFDYCPRRAHEKEFFTRKAIGWVLREYAKTDVAAVSRFLLEHGRNSPDQVFGKRRST